CCTGCTGCTGGCCGGGGTCGTCTCCTTCTACGCCTCCGCCAGCCCCGACGGACTGGAGAAGGTCGCCGCCGACAAGGGCATCGACAAGAAGGTCGAGGAGCACGCCGCCGCGGACTCGCCGCTCGCCGACTACGGCGTCGCGGACATCTCCGACGCCCGGCTCTCCGGCGGGCTCGCGGGTGTGATCGGCGTCGGCGCGACGGTCGTGGTCGGCAGCGGGATCTTCTACGTGGTGCACCGGCGCCGTACGACGGGGAACACCCCGGCCTCGTCCGGCGCCGTCGGCTCGTCCGGCGCCGCCGGCTCCGGGCCCGCCGGCTCCGGGACTTCCGCGTCGCCCGAGCGGGCCTGACATGGGAGCCGGCCACGCCCACAAGCTCTACCGGCACGGCCACTCGCCGGTCCACGCGCTCCCGCCGCACTGCAAGCTCGCCGCCGTCCTGTGCTTCGTGCTCGTCGTGGTCTCCACACCGCGCGAGGCCGTATGGGCCTTCGGCCTGTACGCGGCGCTGCTCGCCGGCGTCGCGGCGCTCGCCCGCGTCCCGGCCGGCTTCCTGCTCCGCCGGATGCTGATCGAGGTCCCGTTCGTGGCCTTCGCGGTCCTCATGCCGTTCGTGGTCCCCGGCGAACAGGTCCAGTTCCTCGGGCTCTCGCTGAGCGTCCCGGGCCTGTGGGGCGCCTGGAACGTGCTGGCCAAGGGGACGCTCGGGGTGGCCGCCTCCGTACTCCTCGCCTCCACCACCGAACTGCGCGCGCTGCTGCTCGGGCTGCAACGGCTGAGGCTGCCGCCGATGCTCGTCCAGATCGCGTCCTTCATGATCCGCTACGGCGACGTGATCACCGACGAGCTGCGGCGGATGTCGATCGCCCGCCGCTCACGCGGCTTCGAGGCGCGTGGCGTACGGCACTGGGGTGTGCTCGGCAAATCCGCCGGGGCGCTGTTCATCCGCTCCTACGAGCGCGGGGAGCGGGTGCACCTGGCGATGATGAGCCGCGGCTACACGGGCACGATGCCGGTCATCGACGAGATGACCGCCTCCCGCGCGCAATGGACGTCCGCCGCCGCCCTCCCCCTCTCGGCGCTCGCGGTCTGTCTGCTTGGCTGGACCCTATGAGCACGCAGTCCCAGGAGCAGTCGCCGCCGCCCTCTCTCGAAGTGCGGGGGCTCGCGTACGCGTACCCCGACGGCCACCAGGCGCTCTTCGGCGTCGACCTGACCGTCGGGCGCGGTGAGCGGGTCGCGCTGCTCGGGCCCAACGGCGCGGGCAAGACCACCCTCGTCCTGCACCTCAACGGCATCCACACGGCGGGCGCCGGGTCCGTCACCGTCGCGGGGCTGCCCGTCGCGAAGCGGAACCTCGCCGAGATCCGCCGCCGGGTCGGCATCGTCTTCCAGGACCCCGACGACCAGCTCTTCATGCCCACGGTGCGCGAGGACGTGGCCTTCGGCCCGGCGACCTCCGGGCTGCGCGGCGCGGAGCTGGAGGCCAGGGTCGTCGCCGCGCTCACCCAGGTCGGGATGGCCGAGTACGCGGACCGGCCGCCGCACCATCTCTCCTTCGGGCAGCGCCGCAGGGTCGCCGTCGCGACGGTCCTGGCGATGGAGCCGGAGATCCTCGTACTGGACGAGCCCTCGTCCAACCTCGACCCGGCGTCGCGCCGCGAACTCGCTGACATCCTGCGGGCGTTGGACGTCACCGTCCTGATGGTCACGCACGACCTGCCGTACGCCCTGGAACTGTGCCCGCGCGCGGTGATCCTCAGCGAGGGCGTCATCGCGGCCGACGGGCCGACCGGGGACCTGCTCGGCGACGCGGAACTGATGGGTGCGCACCGGCTGGAGTTGCCGTTCGGTTTCAACCCCGCTTCGGTGACGCCCTGAGGTCTGACCTCGCCGCGATGCGTGCACCATGGAGGTATGAGCGGGATGGTAGGCGTCGCTGACGTCCAGGGCACGGTGGCCGCGGGCTTCGAACCCGTCAGGGACGCGTTCGTACGGAACTTCCAGGAACGCGGTGAGCGGGGCGCCGCCGTCGCCGTCTACCGGGACGGGCACAAGGTCGTCGACCTGTGGGCCGGCACACGCGACGTCGACGGCTCGGAGCCGTGGGCCGTCGACACTGCGCAGATCGTC
The nucleotide sequence above comes from Streptomyces sp. NBC_01716. Encoded proteins:
- the cbiQ gene encoding cobalt ECF transporter T component CbiQ, which gives rise to MGAGHAHKLYRHGHSPVHALPPHCKLAAVLCFVLVVVSTPREAVWAFGLYAALLAGVAALARVPAGFLLRRMLIEVPFVAFAVLMPFVVPGEQVQFLGLSLSVPGLWGAWNVLAKGTLGVAASVLLASTTELRALLLGLQRLRLPPMLVQIASFMIRYGDVITDELRRMSIARRSRGFEARGVRHWGVLGKSAGALFIRSYERGERVHLAMMSRGYTGTMPVIDEMTASRAQWTSAAALPLSALAVCLLGWTL
- a CDS encoding energy-coupling factor ABC transporter ATP-binding protein, giving the protein MSTQSQEQSPPPSLEVRGLAYAYPDGHQALFGVDLTVGRGERVALLGPNGAGKTTLVLHLNGIHTAGAGSVTVAGLPVAKRNLAEIRRRVGIVFQDPDDQLFMPTVREDVAFGPATSGLRGAELEARVVAALTQVGMAEYADRPPHHLSFGQRRRVAVATVLAMEPEILVLDEPSSNLDPASRRELADILRALDVTVLMVTHDLPYALELCPRAVILSEGVIAADGPTGDLLGDAELMGAHRLELPFGFNPASVTP